AAAGGGAGATTTGCTGTTTTCATTTGGGTGTAGGGGTGCCAGAGTGTTTTTTGATCTCTCACAGCAAGGCAGTGACGTTCTCTTTCCATTTTTCCGCGTATTTTTTTAGTGTGTGGTGATCGATTGTGTTTTCGGGGAGTAAATTACCCAGTTTGCCAAGGGAGGAGAAGTTTAGGATCGCTTCCTCTTTCTCCCTATCTTCCTCTCCGTTGAAGAGGATCCCTAAAATTTTGGCGTCTCGTCTCTTCAGTTCACAAACAGTTAATAGCGTGTGATTGATGCTTCCCAGATAGTGGCGTGAGGTAATCACAAAGAGCGGATCCCATCGCATCAGAAGATCAAGCATCAAAATAGAGGAGTTCAAGGGGACGAGTAGTCCTCCGGCCGGTTCGATGATAAGTCGTTTGTCCGTTTCGGGGAGCTGGATCGAGTCAGCCTCGATCGATCGCCCCTCTCTGGCAGCCGCCTGATCGGGAGAGAGCGGCGCTGCAAAGGAGTAGGTTGATCCATGAAAGGGAAGTTTTAGCGATTTGATCGTCTCGGTGTCCGACTCGAGGGCGGTTCCGCTTTCGACGGGCTTCCAGTATGTCGCCTTAAGCATATAGGTGAAGATGGCCGACACGACTGTTTTGCCGACCCCTGTGCCGATGCCGATGATTGCGATTGGACGGACTGTCATGACAGCAACTCCAGTGCTCTTTTGACCTCTTCTTCGGTATTAAAGGCGTGCAATGTGATGCGAAGGCATTCCCTGTTTTTTCGGACCGTGGGAGAAAGTAGGGCTTTGACTAAGAATCCACTCTGTTTGAATTGCTCCTGTAACTTGACTGCCGCCTCGTTGCCCCGGACGTTGACAGGTTGAATTGCCGTCATAGAAAGGTTACGACTTCCCGTCTGGAACAGCCGAATCAGGGAAAAGAGCTTTTCTCGTTCTCTTTCGAGGAAGGGAAGTTGCGAGAACGCTCCTTCGATCGCATAAAGGGAGGCAAGCGGCAGCGCCGTCGAGTAGATGGCTGTTTTTCCAAAATTGAGGAGAAATTCCCGTATCCTCTTTGTCGTTAAAACAACCCCTCCCATCACCCCCAGGGCTTTTCCACAGCCGGCAGTAGCCGCAACCACTGTCTTTAAGGTGGCGAGCGAGTTCTTTCCCTCTTCATAAAACAGGCCGATACCATGGGCGTCATCGACAATCATGCCCGCTCCGAAACTGGCGGCCAAGTTATCGAGTTCTTTTAGCGGTGCCGTGGAACCATCGGTCGAAAAGACTGATTCAGTGACAATATAGGTGGCCTTCCTGCAAGCTGTTGCCGAGAGCCTCTTCTTCAAGTGACATAGGTCGTTGTGGCGGAAGGGGTAGGCTCTCGCTTTCGAGAGGCGGATTCCATCGAGCAGCGAAGCGTGGCACTCTGCGTCATAAAGGATTGTTTCCCCCTCGTCCGGGAGCGAGGAGAGAGCTCCCACGTTCGCCATATACCCAGAGCTGAACAGGAGCGCGGATTCAAACCCTTGGCTTTTCGCGATGAACTCTTCCACACGTTCCATTTCCGGGTGGTTCCCTGTCATGAGACGCGATCCCGTAGAACCAAAGCCGTGTAGATCGTCCTCTCTTCTCCTGTTCAGGGCTTTTTGACAGAATGCCGAGAGAGTGGAAGACCTTGCCAGCCCGAGGTAGTCGTTCGACGCCAGATCGATGAGACCCAAGTCATAGCGGAGGCGACGCTTGGTGCCATCCTTCTCCCTCCGTTGCATTCTTGCGAAGATGGAGTCCATGGTGTTATTTGCCCTTCAGTCCAAGATCCCGCATCAGCTCGGCATCTTCTTCAACAGTCCTGTTTTGGACTGTCAGCAACTTGTTTCCCTGGAATATGGAATTGGCCCCCGCCAAAAAGCAGAGCGCCTGCGCCTCTTTGGAGAGCGACTCTCTTCCTGCCGAGAGGCGTATCATGGAGCTTGGCATCGCGATGCGGGCTGTTGCAATGAAGCGCACCAGTTCAAACAGAGGGATTTTTTCCCGATGGGCAAATGGGGTTCCTTCGATGGGCACCAAAGAGTTGACGGGGACGGATGCGGGGTGGGGCCGCCTTTTGGCGAAGGTTAATATGAGCTGCAACCGGTCCTCTTTGGTTTCGCCAAGCCCGAGGATGCCTCCGGAGCATACTTTAAGACCGGCTTTGTCTGCGGCGTCCAGCGTTTTGATCCGTTCATGGTAGGTTCTTGTGGTCACTACTTCGGGATAGTACCGCTCTGACGTGTCGAGGTTATGGTTGTAGTAGGTGAGACCGGCCTCTTTGAGTTTTTGCGCCTGGTCTTCAGTCATCATGCCGAGTGTGCAGCACACGGAGAGCCCCATCTCCTTGATGGATGAAATCATCTCCCGGATCTTCTCAAACTGCGCTCCTTCTTTGACATCCCGCTGAGCGACGCTAAGGCAGATGCGGCTTGCCCCGGACGCTTTGGCGTCGGCCGCTCGTTTCAGCACCTCCTCTTTGTCTAAACTCCTTTCGGGGGTGACAAATGTCTGGTAGCGGGAAGACTGGGCGCAGTAGCGGCAGTCCTCCGGACAACCGCCCGTTTTAATCGAGATCAGTCGGCAGACATCGATGGTATAGGGGTCATGATGCTGAAGATGGACGCTGCGGGCGCGATCGATTAACTGCAGTAGAGGGAGATCGTGAATCTCTTGCAGTTCCTGTTCTGTCCAGTCATACCGGAGTGAAGTGTTCATGTTCTAGCCAAAAATTGTGGTTTATTGTGGAAAGTGGCGATTGTAGAGCGATGATTGTCCACTTAACAACCGCAATTTTCTTCTAATAAACTATAAAATAGTCTATACAATGCTGTTTAAGGGTTGTATATTTTCAGTTCTTCTCTTCTACATATCTGATATTCTGAGTGAAAGAGCGCAAGTTGGTTAAATATGAATAACCTAAAAAGTAGTCTATATAAAGATGGATGCGGGGTGTTTATTTTATGCTGGAACCTTTGTTTGGAACCAAAAATATCGAAAGAATCCTCCTTTTTCTTTTCATCAACGGAAAATCGTATGGCACAGAGCTCGCAAGAGCCCTTAAGACTCCCTTGACTCCTCTACAGAAGGGATTGACCCGGCTGGAGAAGGGGGGAGTCCTTCTCAGTTATTTCGAGGGAAGAACCAAGCTCTATCGCTTAAATCCGGCCTATCCTCCGCTGCAGGAGTTGGAGGCGCTTTTAAAAAAGGCCTACACCTTGCTTCCGACAGAAGAAAAGAGGCGCTACTATCTACTTAAAACCGACTCGAAACTGAAAAAATTTGACATTCTCTATGCCGCTTGGGAGCGGTTGCAGAGGGTGCAACATGTCTCGTTGAAATCGCAGAACGGCTCTCTTAGCGAGGGGGCCTATTCCGGCAAAGGGCAGGGCGAAGTCACTGTGATTGGAGAGGGTGGCGATATTTTGATCTTTCAGGAAAAGGGCACGCTGACCAGCAAAGAGGGAGAGGCTTTTTCTTTCAGCAATGTTTTCCGCTGGACCTTAGACCGTAAGTCAGCAGTGATTACGCTTGAACATTTAAGAAGAGGATGGAACCATCCGGTCTATTTGTTTGACTTAGCTCCCCAAAGCAACCACTCCCTGGCATCGGTTGATGCCCACCACTGCGGCGGGGACTCTTACATGGGGCAGCTGTTGCTGGAGCCTTCCTCGGTAAGGCTGCACTGGCGGGTGATCGGTCCAAAGAAAAATGAGGAGCTTGATTACTACTACTCTTAAATTGACCTAAGATGATTTTTTCAAGAACTCGAAATAGTCAAGTACGGCCTGTTGCTGCCTGCTGTTCAAGTTGATCCGCTCTCTCGTGGTTTTGACATAGGCAATCGCGTGGGCGACTGCGTGGCTGTCGACGGCGGCTCCCTTGGTGAGGCCAATCTCCTCCCGCTGATATTGCAGCAGGTAGCAGATGACGGCAGTCGCGCTCCGGCCGCGGCCGGCTTTGCAGTGGACATAGACATTTTCCCCTCTTGCGAGAGTGTCATGGATCAGAGCGACCGCTTGCTGCAGCTTCTCTGCCGGCACGGGATTGAAGTCTGACGTCGGTATCAGTGTCTGCTCGATGCCCGCCTCTTCCCAGTCAGCGTGAGAGACCGGCGTCCCCCCAAATGTGATGCTTTGCTGCTCGAAGGGTTCGATCAGCGAGACTACTTCTGTAATGTTTTTGCTTTTAAAGTCTTCCACGTGGTCGTAGTTATGCAGGGGGATTCCACCTAGGTAGAGTTTTCCTTTGCCGTGTGCCGATTCTGTCTCGTGGACCACATGCATCCAGCCCTGCTGCCCGGCGGAGAGACGGGTGAAAATCAGGCTGGTCTCGTAGACGAGGCCTTTAAAGTTGATATTGAGTATTGGTATGGCGATGATCACTCCGGCAATGGCTAAGGGGATAAAATGCAAGCTAAAGGGGGCTGTCAAAACAAGGGTGGCGCTTAAGGCGCCGATTAAAAGCAGGAGTCCTAAACCCTTCAAAAGGGGGAAGTGGCACGCCTCGTCTTTAAATACCGGGTGTTCTTTGGCAAAACGGGCCGTTTTGCTCTCCGTTGTCACCTCCGCGGTATCGTTTTCGGCCGCATAAAAGGCGCTGGTCGGCCTGAGTCCTTCTATATTAATCATAACAACCCCTATTTTTTATTAAATTATAGGGTGATTTTGTTAAATTATGATTAAGATATTTTTTGCATTGAAAGCCTATCAGGGTTTGATGCTCTTGCGCTAAAAACCATTTTTAATCTGTGAAGAGGTATGAGAGCTTGTCCAGATCCTGATGGCTTGCCAAGTAACCGACCTGCTGCACCGTTTCATCGTCAATCGTGACAACCGTGTGTTCAAAAAGAGGCGTTTTCGCAAGAGCGGCGCCCTCTTCGAAGGTGTCGTCGGAGTAGGCGATCACCCGATCATAATTTTTAAGGCACGTCTCTAAAAGCACCTTGAACTCTTTGGAAAGTATCTTCTCGGTGCCGTGGCGCGACGGGCCGCCGCTGGCAAGAAAATCGATCCCCTCTCTCTTTTGAATCGGGTAGGCCTCTTGCGGCTTTTCCAGGGCGTCCAGTAACCCAAAGCCCTCGTTTTGGTCAAAGCAGAGCGAGATTAAGAGGACCTTTTCGCCGGCAAAGCTAAAGAGGGAGGCCAGTTGATGGCCGTAGTGCGGTCCATTTCCTTCGAGAAGGAGGCTCGTCTTGGCCCTTACCGGACTGTTCAGTCGCCACATCAGCCTGCGCAGCGTTTCCAAGTCTCTATCGGCAATGATATCCCCTCCCTTGGTTTTCCGCGCTACTCTTCCGGCAACAAAGAGGCCGGCCTCCGTCAGGTTTTTGGGAGAGGCGCGAAGACCTGCGAAGCCTTCTTTGGCAATAAAATAGGTTGAGGAAAAGAGAAAACCTAAAAAGGCTCCGGCCAGAGATAGCAGGAGTAGATGGGGGTTTTTCGGGAAATAGGGGGTGTCGGCCGTGTCGACCGGAACCGACTGCACCACTTCCATGCTCGACTGCAGGTTTTTCGCTTCGATCGTCTGTACAATTTGCGTGTATACTTTTTTGACCAGGTCGATCTTCTGCTCGATCATCAGCTCCTGGATGCGCTTTTCCGGCATCGCTTTCAGCTCGTCGCGGATGGAAAATATCTGGTCGTACACTGCACCCTTCTCCTGCTCGAGAGCGTCAATCCTCTGACTGATGAAGTCGCTCACTTGCTTTTCAAGGATCGAAATCTGTTCCCGGTAGAGAGAGAGCATGCCTCCCTGCAGGGCATAGATGGCATCCCGCAGCAGCTGTGTTTTCAGCCCAAGAATATCTGTCGATTGGGAAATATGCATCTCCAGGTAACCCCTCTGGGTGAGGAGCTCCTCGCGGATCCTTTCCTGCTCTTTTTGGCTGCGGATGGAGGGGTTTTGCAGGTCTAAAAGAAGTTTACTGTACCTGTTGGCAATCTCTTTGCCGATGGGGTCTTCAATCATGGAAGCCAAAGGCGACAGCTCCATTTCCTTGTTCTTAATACTCTCGATGAGGAAATGGTTTTTAACGATTTGCGACTCGGAAGCGCTCAGCTCCTTGTTGTAGTAGGCCAGAAGCTCTTTGGAGGCGCTAAGCCCCATGCCTTCGAGCTCCGACTCCACATCTGAAAGATGCTGAAGCCTCTCTTTCAGAGTCTTTTCCTGGATTTGGAAGTACTGGATCAGGTTGACAAGGTAGGCGGAGAACTGCTCTTTGAGCGCTTGCATTTCTCGTTTGGCTTCCCATCTTGCCGAGGCTTCGTTGGATGTGGCGGCCTTTACCTGGAGCGGAGCCATCTTTTCAATCCAGCTTTCCAGGGCGCATTTTTTATTCGCCTTGAGAGGCTCTTTCAAAATCAGCTCTTTATCACTTTGCAGATCCGCTAAAAGCTCTCTAAGCGCTTTGGAAGAGTCTTTTGCCTCGTCGATTTCATATAGCTGCCGGCCGAGAGTGGGCATCCGATCCTCGCCTCCGATCTTGGGGTTGCCTTTAACGGACAGCGACAGGGCGTCAGCTTCCATCTTGAGCGTACGGATCTCGGAGAAGAGGGATTGCACTGCCGGAGGAACATTGGCCATGGGCGAGGCGTCGCAGAGCTCGAATCTGTCATCCTTAAGCCTGGAGAGCCTCTCCACCTCGAAATTAATGGCCGAGATGCGCTGGACAAATTCTTGCAGGTTTTTAGTCAGGAAGTCCATAGCCAGCAGGTTGCTTGCAAATCCTGAGCTGTTCATCTTGTCGGCCTGGTCGCAAGCGTGCTTGTAGAGCATATTGGTCAGAAGCAGATTTTCCTCGTCTTCCCGCTGCCTCAAATACTGGATCTGCTCGCTTGCAACTTTTTGGTTCTCCTCTTCGAGCCATTCGCGGTAGAGCTCCATCAGGCTATTGAGAATAGCTGACGACATGACCCGGTCTTCGTAGATCACCTTTAGGTTCACCACTCTTTTGTCTTTCGGATCGGGAGTGATCTTGATTTTATTGCTGAGATTTTCCGTCACCTTTCGCTTAGACTTTAGCGTCAGGTTGAACCGGTTGTCCAACGGCTTGTTCAAAAGCATCAGTGTGAATGAGTAATCCTCTTCTCGGAAGGGCTCTCCAAAAATTCCCTCACGGGGCTCTTTGCCTCCGCCTTCGACAAGATACCGGGTGTCGCTGAGAGGAGTGATGGAGAGAGACGAAGCCACTTCGCTTGGGTAGTTGATGTCGATAGCGCGGATAGGCCGATGAAAGTCGTCGACGCCAGGTCTTGCCTTTTTGAGAAGAAGAGCCGCTTCGGCCTTGATGTTCCTAAACAGGTTTTGCAGAGGGATTCCCTCTTCGCTAAGAGGAACGATTTCAGCCTGGAGCCCGAGTCTGTCAACCAGGCGCTTCATCAGGTTTTTAGACTTGAGAACGGTAATGGCGCGGCTTTGATGGTCGCTGCTCGATCCCAAAGCCATCAAAGACGTCAGGCCGCCGTCTTTTCTGTCGGACGAGGAGAGGCCCTGCTCACGGAACGTCGCTTCCACTTCGTAGCCGACCGGCCTGGAAGCTATATAGGAAAAGACAGTGAAGGCCGAAGCCAGGGTAAAGAAAGTGATGCGGCTTTTATTTCTTTTGAGGACAGATAGATAATCTTCAAAAGATGCCAAAAATGTTACTTTGCTTGCCTTCATAATCCTTACCAAGTTCTAAGAGTCCGTCATAGGGCTATCGAGTCAGGTCATACAGTCCGTACCCTGCCTGAATTCCCGTGACGGATGGCAGCAGCTGGTCGATAAAGCGATTCCATTTGGTGATCGGCTTTTCAGATACATAAACTGTATCGCCCGGCATCAAGAGGAGGCTGTCGTTGGGCAGGTGGATGATGTGTTCCCAGCAAAGAACATAGATTTTCGGGCAGGGGATATTTCCTCTGATGACCTGAATATTCCTTTTGTCACCCGTGTAGGGTATGCCGTGTGCCGCCACCAGTGCCTCTCGAAGGGACATCGAACCGTAGGGCATATCGACCGGCCTTGGCAGTCCCACCTCTCCCATGACCATGACTTGCGAGTCGGAGGGGTTGGCGATGAAGACTTTGTCTCCACCGCGCATGACGATGTTCTGGGACATGTCCCCTTGCACCATAAGCTGATGGATATCGATGCCGAGCATTTCGCCCTCTCTTAAGACATAGCTCTTGAACAGATTGGCGTTGGGGGGGATGTGCGCTTTGGCGATCACTTCGAACAGGCGGATTTTTCCATCGACCGGTACGGTGTCTGTCGCCACAAGGCCTGCCAGTTCAACTTTTCTTGCCAAGCGGTCCTTATAGGTGACAAAGACTTCAGTGCCTTTGATCTCCCGGTCGAACTCTTCCTGAAGTTTGTCCCTTGCTTCATCCAGAGTCAGTCCCGCAACTTCCACGGGAGGGATATCAGGCAGATCCACCTTGCCGTTTTTAACCTTAAACCCGCCGACCGTCTGGTTGATGAACTGAATCGATTCCATCAGGTCTTTTCTTTGAGGGTGGTAGATGACGATATTGAGAATATCATCATCGGCGACGCTGTCTTTGTACTCCTCCATCGCGTCATAGGGCAGCTCATCTAAGCATTTGCCCTGCATCTCGAGTATGGAAACTTTTCCCTGTCTGATTTTATAAGAGTCCATGACAAATTCGTCGGCTCCGTACATACCCCATCCTCTTTTTTGGGTGCAGCAGGAGGGAAGAAGCACGAGCGATGTCATGAAGAGCAGGGCAGGAAACAGGGTGGCCAAATAGGAAGCGGCTCTTAATTTTTTGGCAAACAGGCACCGGATCATTTTTTACTACCCCTCGGTTGTATAGGCTGCTTGCCTGATCGCTTCTTTGATCTTCTCAACTTTGTCAAGCCTCTCCCAGGTGAATCCCTCTTCTTCCCTTCCGAAGTGGCCTCCCGAAGCAGTAGCCTTATAGACAGGTCTTCGCAGATTCAGCGATTCGATGATGCCTTTAGGGGATAAATCGAACACAAGGGGAATGACATGAGCGAGAAGAGATTCGGGGACTTGGCCTGTACCGAAGGTGTTCACCTTGATGGAAAGGGGGTAGGCCACGCCGATGGCATAGGAGATCTGCACTTCGCATCGCCTGGCAAGACCGGAGCCGACGATATTTTTGGCAACCCAACGCGCGGCATACGATGCCGATCTGTCTACCTTGGTCGGATCTTTTCCCGAGAAGGCTCCGCCTCCGTGCCTGCCCATGCCGCCATAGGTGTCAACGATGATTTTGCGGCCGGTCAGGCCCGTGTCGCCGGCAGGCCCTCCTATCACAAATCGACCGGTGGGATTGATGTAAAAAAGTGTGTTCTCATCGATAAATCCGTGAGGGGCGAGCTGATGGACTAAAGCTGTCATATCGTGGACCAGCGTTTCTTGCTTCACCTTGGGGGAGTGCTGTGTGGAAATCACTACGGAGTTTAAGCGCACAGGCCTGTCGTTGCGGTCATACTCGACCGTTATCTGGGATTTGGCGTCGGGTCTCAGGTAGTCAAGATCCTTTGATTCCCGAAGAGCCCTAAGCTCCCTTACGATGGAGTGGGCGAGCATGATCGGAAGGGGCATCAGCTCTTTGGTTTCATCACAAGCGTAGCCAAACATGATCCCCTGGTCGCCGGCACCCATTTCTTTTCCTTCGGCTTCATCAACGCCGGCTGCAATATCGGTCGACTGTTCGGAGATTGTCGTTAGGATGCCGCATGATTGGTAGTCAAAGCCGAGCGAGGGATCATCATACCCGATATCCCGGATCGCCTCCCTGACAACTTTGCGGTGGTCGATGTGCGCTTTCGAGGAGATCTCGCCCGCTAAAACGACAAGGCCGGTCGTGACAAGCGTCTCACAGGCAACGCGGGAGTTTGGGTCTTCTTTGAGATAGGCATCGAGGATGGAATCCGATATGGTGTCCGCGACTTTGTCCGGATGACCTGCCGCGACAGATTCAGAAGTGAAAAGATAATGAGCCATATCCAAAAAAGGTTTTGTGTTCTTCATGGTTATCCCGGCAAATGCGGTTTGATGCGGGGGTGAACCTGGGAAAGCAGGCAAAGCCCCCTCTCGGGACCGTATTTAGCAAGGCTTGAAAACCCGATAATACCGAAAGCGTCTCAAAATTTGGGATTTTGGCTTTGAGAAAGCCAAATTTCGGGACACTTTCGGTATAATACCGAATAAATAAAGGACATCCGGTATCTTAAGAGCAAAGTGGAATTGATCGGTAATACTCAAAAGTCAAGTACTTGAAAAGGGAATATAATAAGAGGAGAGGAATATTGCAAGAACCTCTCTCAATATCCCGAAACTATCCTCAATTTTGAGACGGTTTCGGTATAGAGAGTTTGATTGAGATAGGTGCTACGAGAGCGGATCGCTTAAAAAGGCAGAGGACCCGCTCCATGAATTCAATCAGTTGACGCGGATAAACAAGACAGGGTTCCTGTGGGTGCCTTCCGCAATCTGCTTGTCTCCGGAGTAGGCAATTTCAAAAGTGAGCGTTTTGTTTTGCTGAGTGGCCAAAGAAACAGACTGCTCATAGGCATTTTGCTGCCCATTCATCGGCTTCGATGCCTCTCTCGGCGGATCCCCATATAGAGAGGGGGCGGCTAAAATCAAGGCCGACAAAATGAGGGGGTGGTATTTCATGCAGCACCTCCTTGTGCACGTTTTGAATTTAAAATCGAAAGCCTATCAAAATTTGGCATGGGAACTTTGATCAGGCCTAACCTAAGTGTTGAGAGACTTTCGGTGTAACCGGCTCGATGGCACTATAACCTTACCATAGACCTGCAGTGCTTTTTTCTCTAAGGATTTGTCTGTTTTTATGTGATTGGAAATTAGTGGGTTGTGTGGATTCGAATGCTTTGGTTTTGAGCGGTTTATAAAAAATGAGGGGGAAGAGCTTAAGGCTGCACGTGCTAAAAGCGGACGGATTTAAAATTCCAAATTTTGCGATCCGTTCGGTTTAGGTGATGGAGGGAGAGCCCGACTCAAAAGAGCCTCAGCAATAACATGCTGAGGTGATGCCGCTTTGGTGCAGTGAGCCCACCCTCTGGGCTCATTTCGGCATGAGCGTCATCACGCCCGGTCTTTTAAAAGAACTAATCGTCCCAGCTGAGAAAAATCGATTTTTCCGGCCGGCGAGTGCGGCAGTTTTTCGACCTGAAAGAAATTTTCCTCTTTGAGGCAAAAAGGTGAGAGTAGCTCGTGCCGGTTTGCCTCTTCGAGGAGGGCGGCGACGGTTTTCTCATCCACTGTATGGACAATGGCGATTTTATCTCCAATAAACTGGTCCTTAAGCAGAGTCAAAGCGAATGATTGCCACTTCTCCCTAGCCAGATGGTGCAGCGCCTCTTCGATGGCAGAGAGCGGTATCCACTTCTCATTGGATTTGATGAACCTCTCCTTGCGGTCGAGCAAAGTGATGAAATCGTGATCGTCTTGTGTGGCGATATCTTGAGTGATATACCAGCCATCCCTGATGGATTCCCGGGTCATTTCAGGATTGTCAAGGTAGTGAAGCATGATGTTCGGCCCTTTCGCGATCAGAAGGCCGCTTTCGCCGCAGGCCACTTCCTTGAAGGTGGCAGGATCGACGATTTTCACTCTGACGCCAGGCAGAGGCTGTCCGACAGATCCTTTTTGAGATCCGGCCTGATAGACGCCGGGGAGTCTGATATCGAGGGTATTGGTGGAGATGACGGCGCTGCACTCGGCGCAACCGTATCCCTCGACGGGAGTAATGCCGAACTTATCATGGAATTCCTCCGCCAGTTTTTGCGGAAGCTTTTCCCCTCCAGTCAAAACGAACTTCAACGATCCGAAGGCCTCGGGCGGAACCTGTTCCAGATAGATTTTCAGCAGCGAAGGCGTAGTCCAGAGCATGGAAACTTTATAATCCCTGACTGCCTTGGCAACAAAAGAGGCGTTTGCCGGATTGGGTACCAAGACGAAAGGCAGGCTGTGGTTCAATCCCAGCCACATCGTCATATATCCAAGCGCATGCGATAGCGGGAGGGCATGCAGCAGCCTGTCTTTGAGTCCGGTCGATGGAACCACCTGAGAAACCCCCTCGACGTTCGAGGAGACGTTGAAATGGGAGAGGACAACTCCTTTCGGCAGGGCTGTGGCTCCGCTGGTGAAGATAATGGTGAGCGGGGAAGCAGGGCTTGGCGCCTTGACGGATCCGATCATCCTGTCCAGGATCTTTTTCGGCAAAGTCAGGCCGGCCACCGCAGCGGTAAACAGCTTGAAGCCGCTTAGCTGGTCGATCAGATTTTCCACAAAAACGCAGCGGATATGCTGCGGAAGGCCAATGTTTTTTGCTTCCAGAAGAGATTTGCTGGTGATGATGGTGCGTACTTTGGATTTCTCTAGGATGTGAAGTATGCTTTGCATATCTTTCCCATACCTGACATTGACCGCGCACCTGCCGGACATAGTGACCGCTAAGTTGGCGGCTATTCCATCGAAAGAAGTGGGCAGCATGATGCCAACAATCTCTTCTCCCGGAGCCTGTTTCTTCAGCTTCCGTGCCAAGTTGATGGCCGCCGAT
The DNA window shown above is from Estrella lausannensis and carries:
- the bioD gene encoding dethiobiotin synthase, which produces MTVRPIAIIGIGTGVGKTVVSAIFTYMLKATYWKPVESGTALESDTETIKSLKLPFHGSTYSFAAPLSPDQAAAREGRSIEADSIQLPETDKRLIIEPAGGLLVPLNSSILMLDLLMRWDPLFVITSRHYLGSINHTLLTVCELKRRDAKILGILFNGEEDREKEEAILNFSSLGKLGNLLPENTIDHHTLKKYAEKWKENVTALL
- a CDS encoding aminotransferase class I/II-fold pyridoxal phosphate-dependent enzyme gives rise to the protein MDSIFARMQRREKDGTKRRLRYDLGLIDLASNDYLGLARSSTLSAFCQKALNRRREDDLHGFGSTGSRLMTGNHPEMERVEEFIAKSQGFESALLFSSGYMANVGALSSLPDEGETILYDAECHASLLDGIRLSKARAYPFRHNDLCHLKKRLSATACRKATYIVTESVFSTDGSTAPLKELDNLAASFGAGMIVDDAHGIGLFYEEGKNSLATLKTVVAATAGCGKALGVMGGVVLTTKRIREFLLNFGKTAIYSTALPLASLYAIEGAFSQLPFLEREREKLFSLIRLFQTGSRNLSMTAIQPVNVRGNEAAVKLQEQFKQSGFLVKALLSPTVRKNRECLRITLHAFNTEEEVKRALELLS
- the bioB gene encoding biotin synthase BioB; its protein translation is MNTSLRYDWTEQELQEIHDLPLLQLIDRARSVHLQHHDPYTIDVCRLISIKTGGCPEDCRYCAQSSRYQTFVTPERSLDKEEVLKRAADAKASGASRICLSVAQRDVKEGAQFEKIREMISSIKEMGLSVCCTLGMMTEDQAQKLKEAGLTYYNHNLDTSERYYPEVVTTRTYHERIKTLDAADKAGLKVCSGGILGLGETKEDRLQLILTFAKRRPHPASVPVNSLVPIEGTPFAHREKIPLFELVRFIATARIAMPSSMIRLSAGRESLSKEAQALCFLAGANSIFQGNKLLTVQNRTVEEDAELMRDLGLKGK
- a CDS encoding DUF6314 family protein, producing the protein MLEPLFGTKNIERILLFLFINGKSYGTELARALKTPLTPLQKGLTRLEKGGVLLSYFEGRTKLYRLNPAYPPLQELEALLKKAYTLLPTEEKRRYYLLKTDSKLKKFDILYAAWERLQRVQHVSLKSQNGSLSEGAYSGKGQGEVTVIGEGGDILIFQEKGTLTSKEGEAFSFSNVFRWTLDRKSAVITLEHLRRGWNHPVYLFDLAPQSNHSLASVDAHHCGGDSYMGQLLLEPSSVRLHWRVIGPKKNEELDYYYS
- a CDS encoding dual specificity protein phosphatase family protein; protein product: MINIEGLRPTSAFYAAENDTAEVTTESKTARFAKEHPVFKDEACHFPLLKGLGLLLLIGALSATLVLTAPFSLHFIPLAIAGVIIAIPILNINFKGLVYETSLIFTRLSAGQQGWMHVVHETESAHGKGKLYLGGIPLHNYDHVEDFKSKNITEVVSLIEPFEQQSITFGGTPVSHADWEEAGIEQTLIPTSDFNPVPAEKLQQAVALIHDTLARGENVYVHCKAGRGRSATAVICYLLQYQREEIGLTKGAAVDSHAVAHAIAYVKTTRERINLNSRQQQAVLDYFEFLKKSS
- a CDS encoding polysaccharide biosynthesis/export family protein translates to MIRCLFAKKLRAASYLATLFPALLFMTSLVLLPSCCTQKRGWGMYGADEFVMDSYKIRQGKVSILEMQGKCLDELPYDAMEEYKDSVADDDILNIVIYHPQRKDLMESIQFINQTVGGFKVKNGKVDLPDIPPVEVAGLTLDEARDKLQEEFDREIKGTEVFVTYKDRLARKVELAGLVATDTVPVDGKIRLFEVIAKAHIPPNANLFKSYVLREGEMLGIDIHQLMVQGDMSQNIVMRGGDKVFIANPSDSQVMVMGEVGLPRPVDMPYGSMSLREALVAAHGIPYTGDKRNIQVIRGNIPCPKIYVLCWEHIIHLPNDSLLLMPGDTVYVSEKPITKWNRFIDQLLPSVTGIQAGYGLYDLTR
- the metK gene encoding methionine adenosyltransferase, producing the protein MDMAHYLFTSESVAAGHPDKVADTISDSILDAYLKEDPNSRVACETLVTTGLVVLAGEISSKAHIDHRKVVREAIRDIGYDDPSLGFDYQSCGILTTISEQSTDIAAGVDEAEGKEMGAGDQGIMFGYACDETKELMPLPIMLAHSIVRELRALRESKDLDYLRPDAKSQITVEYDRNDRPVRLNSVVISTQHSPKVKQETLVHDMTALVHQLAPHGFIDENTLFYINPTGRFVIGGPAGDTGLTGRKIIVDTYGGMGRHGGGAFSGKDPTKVDRSASYAARWVAKNIVGSGLARRCEVQISYAIGVAYPLSIKVNTFGTGQVPESLLAHVIPLVFDLSPKGIIESLNLRRPVYKATASGGHFGREEEGFTWERLDKVEKIKEAIRQAAYTTEG